The genomic stretch AGTATGGTTCATCAATTTCTTTGCTAACCGCTAAAAGCCAGCTAAAAGACAGTCCCGGTTCCAGCTCCGGGATCGGGGCTGTCTCTTTGCGAGCAGCATCGTGGTACTGCGTAAATGTAATCATCCAGTACCACAACTTACAAAATGTTCCTTTCATGTTTTTATTTCACGCTAAATTAGTTTTTTTGAAATAATCGAGATATAATACCATTGCTATTAATGGGTTCTATGGAAGGAGCCGAAGCAGATGGACAATCGTGCAGGATGTTACAGTATCTATCCGTCGAATGAAACCGCCTATCATTCATTCGTCCACAGTCCTTTGCCTCCGACTCAACCAATCAAATTAGCTGATATCGGACTGTTTGTAAAAGAAATTCCACAGCCTGCTGTTTTAAAAAACGCAGCCGTGCTTATTCCAGAGGTTGAGCTGTCCTCTTCTATGTATACGCGCGAAGAGAGCCTCATCCCACCGCAGACCGGGTACACGCTGGCAGCGTTTAATGGTATCTCTGATCCGCCGCACGATGCAAGCGATGCCTGATTTGGAAAAGTACCCAAGCATGGATTACGATACGGATGAATTGATATATGCTGTACTGACACATTATCAATTTGAAATTATTCATCCGTTCCTTAATGGCAATTGGAGTGTAGGCCGGTTGCTTATGATGTTATTTTTGAAGGAGAAAAACCTTCTTTTCAATCCGGCAATAGACCTTTCATATTTTTTAAAGAAAAAGCGCGTGGAATATTATGACCGAATGACCGACGCGCGGATAAAAAGAGATTATGGGCAGTGGACGGCGTTATTCCGGCAGGCTTTGACGGAATCCGCCGATGACACCTCCGCTGATAAGGTCTCCGCCGTTATCGATGAATTAAACGCTTTGCATGATGCCAATATTACGCTGCTTGGAAAGACGGAATATCCTATTAAAAAAATTATGCCCGCCTTCAGTTACCTGGAAGCAAACCCCGTCATAGATATCAAACAAACTTCTAAGGCGCTTGGTATTGCGTATAGTTCGGCATTCTTTTCCATAAAATGTCTGGCTGAAGTTGGTATTCTAGCCCACACCGCCAATGTCATGAGAAACCAAATCTTCGCATACGAAGCCTATTTAAATATTCTGCGTAAGGTCACTTGAAATAACCAGCCGCAGTACGTGGAATCATTCAAGTCAAGAGACAATCTCCACAACAGTATCTTTTAATCTTTGCTTGTCCTGCCGTATTTAAAATCTCCGAACGCCCTCTTCCTGACCCAGAGGAAGCAGGCGAAATGGGCCGCGAAGGTCACCGCCCAGGAGACGGGATAGGAGATATAGACCGTCGCCACGCTGTGCAGGGCCGGTATATGGAGCAGCGTCGATATCCATACGAGGCGCAGGCCGCAGACGCCGAGCAGCGTGACGATCGTCGGCAGCACGGAATACCCCATTCCGCGCATCACACCGCCCATCCCCTCCATCAGGCCGCAGATGGCGTAGGCGGCGGCGATCAGCTTCATACGCTCCATACCGGCGGCGATGACCGCCTCACTCGAGGAATAGATGCCAAGCAGCGTATGGCCGAATATAGTGGCTGTAAGTCCCAGCAGGCCGCCGACAAGGGCGCTGCAGACAAGGCCGACCTTCAGCACCTTATTGACGCGGTCGAACCTCCCCGCCCCCATATTTTGACTCGTGAAGGATATTATCGCCTGATAAAAGGCCTCCATAGAGAAGTAAACAAACATCTCAATGCTGTCGGAGGCGCAGCTGCCCGCCATGACTACCGCGCCAAACGAATTTATGAAGGCCTGAATGACAACGTTGGAGATTGAAAAAAGCACCCCCTGCAGTCCCGCGGGAATGCCGATCCTCAGCATCTTCATAAGATTTTTTACATCGATGCGCGCCTTGGCCGGTGTGAAACGCAGCGCCCCGCTCTCGCGGAGCAGGCAGCGCAGCACAAGGGCCGCGGAAATACACTGAGCGATGACCGTGGCAATCGCCACCCCGGCCACGTCCAGATGGAGATAGATCACGAAGAAGAGGTTCAGGAGGACATTTACCACTCCGGCAAACGAGAGATAGATCAGCGGCCTTCTGGTATCGCCGACGGCGCGCAGGATCGCGCCGCCGAAGTTGTAGAGCATCATCGGCGTCATACCGAAAAAATATATGACTAGATATAGCGTCGCCAGACCGAGAACCTCCGGCGGCGTCTGCATCATTATCAGTATCTTGCGCGCGAAAACAATGCCGAGGACCGTCAGAAAAATACCGCTCACCACGGCGACGATGATCGAGGTGGCGACGGTCTTGGAGATGCCCTCCTCGTCCTTGGAACCGTAGTAGCGCGCGACGAGGACGTTCGTACCGATTGAGATGCCGACAAAAAGGTTTGTCATCAGGCTGATGAGAGAGGAATTGGAGCCGACTGCCGCGAGGGAGTTGTCGCCCGCATAGCGCCCCACCACGATAATATCCGCCGCGTTGAAAAGCAGCTGCAGAATGCTCGAAAACATGAGCGGTATCGCAAAGAGCAGCATCTTGGGCAAAATACGCCCGCTGCACATATTTATCGCGTACTTGTTTCTGCCGCCCCTGTTCTGATTGATAGTCCTGCCTCTTAATAAAAACATTTAACGTCTCTCCCGCAAAGATAATTGCCTGGTGGAGATAATCATATCCACAGCGAGAGCATTCTAACATCTTATAGTTATTTTGCAATATTATTGCGCCTTTTGGGCACGTATTTTTACAGAGGATTAAGACAACCCGCAGTGCGGGGCAATTAATCCTCCGCCGTCAGGAAGTTCCGCTCCAGGTAGATCATATCCTTCAGCCGCACCCCATTTTTAAACATCGGGTGGTCATAATTGTTGATGAAAAAATCCTTTACGCGGTGGCTCTCCTGAAAGCCGCAGCTCCTGTAAAACGGAATGGTAAGCGGGCTCTCGCCGGTGCCGACAAGTATCTTGCGGCAACGGCCGCCGTACCTCCCGCAGACAAACTCCATCATCTGACGTCCATAGCCCCTGCGCTGGAAACGCGGCTCCACGGCGAGATTCTTTATCTCAAAGACCCCGCCTCCCTCGTCCGTCACAACGCATACGGCGCGCAGCCCGCCGTCGTACAGCGCGAACAGCTCTCCCCGCCACAGATATTTATCGATCATATCCTCCTGCTCGTCGGCAAGCAGCAGCAGTTCGAGGTAGTTCCTCTTGTCTTCTTCCTTTATAAGCTCTATCTTCATGCGCTCATCCTTTAGAATAAAAAATCATGAGAGAGCCTCAAGGCTCTTTTTCATTATCCCCAGCGCCGCCTTTGGTTCGGAGCACGCCAGAAGCCCCATCGCGTAAAGCATATAGCTCCCGTCGCGGTAAAGCGCCGCCGTCTCAGGCAGCAGGACGTCCCGCTCGCTTCCCTCCTTCAGCAGCGCCGCCGGATCTTCGTTGTTTATCAGCGGGCCGCCGGTGCCGATGATGTTTTTTACGCCGCTAAGGTTCTTGCCTCGCTGCAGCAGCTTGCAGCCAACAGAGGCCGTATGTTCCAAACATCCCGCGTGACGTCTAGCGGCCGCGCGTATACAGTGGGAGGCCAGCACGGAATCCACGCGGCGTTCTTCGCGCGTGGCGGGCAGAAAGGCGTTGTCCGCCACACGGCGCGCCACAGCCTCCGCCATAAAGGCCTCGGAGACCGCCGAGTCCGCCGCGAGCTTCGCCGTCCCCGCTCCCTCGGCCACCAGCGCCGATGATTCGCGCAGGCCAAGGTCGCCCTCCACGGTGCGTTTAGCAAACCCCTCGGCGGCTCCGATGATACGCGCCCCCTCACAGGAACGCTGTTCCGCGAATGAATGCACGTCGGTCGTCGCGCCGCCAACGTCAAAGATAATCAGCTCTCCTAAACCCTTTTCCCCGCCGCAGCCGCGGGCGAGAAGCTCCCCCGCCGCGAGCACCGCCGAAGGAGTGGGCATCAGGATGCCGTCAAGCATCCCCCGCACCCCATCCAGCCCCTTCATATTAATGATGCGCTTCAGGAAAATCTCCCTGACGATACTCTCCGCCATCGCGGTGTTCAGCACCCCCACCGAGGGGATGATATTATCGGCAATGAAGCACTCCTTACCGCCGGAGGCGAGCAGAGAGCGCACCTTGGCGGCGGCAAAACTATTGCCTGCGTATATCACCGGCGCCTGCAGGGAGCTGGCCGCGAGGAGGGCGGCGTTATGCAGCAGGGCGGCCTCACTGCCCCGCTCGTAGCCGCCGCAGAAGAGGATTATCTCGACCTTCTCCGCGGCGAGCCCCGCCAGCTCCGGCTCCTTTATCCTGCCGGCGAGCGTGGCGAGAATCTTTCCTCCCGCGCCGAAGGCGGCGCTGCGGCCTGCCGTGACGCTGAGGCTGCGGCTGAGCCCGATAACGGCCATGCGAAGGCCGCCTGCGGCGCTCGAAGAGGCCAGCTTCAGCGCTCCGTCAAACTCTGCGGCGGAGAGGACATCCCTCGCCATCTCCAGACAGCGCCGCAGGCCGAGCCGCGCGTCGCTCTTCACCGTGGAGGCGGTGCATCCGCTGAAAAGAATCCTCTCCTCGCGCGGCGACACCACCGCCACCTTTGTGTGCGTGCTGCCGAAATCCAGCAGCACGGCCTTTCTGTCACGCGGCATAAATACTCTTCACCACAGATATTATCTTATCCATGTCATTATCGCAGTTGACGCCGAGCGCCCGCAGCTCCTCCGTGACGTCTACGGCGAGCGAGCCGCCCTCCATATTCTCGTTGAGCTGTCCGCCGAGGATAAGCGTCGCCTCCGTCCCCGACTCCCGCATCTTCTCCGTGAGCTCCTTAGCGTAACTGAGCGCGATCCCGTTATAAGTGCTCAAAGCCACGGCCTTCGCCTCGGTCTCAATCAGCGTATCCACGACCTCCTCCGGCGTCACATAATTCCCGAGGTCAAAAACGGCCGCTCCCGCCTTGGTGAGGATCGCCTTGACGATCTCCTTGCCATAGTCATGGATATCCGTCGAGCCGACGAGCACCTTCTCGCCGGATAGCTCCGCCTCGATCTCGCCGAAGCGGGCAAGCGCCTGATCCTTCTTGGAATTGAGATTCTTTATCATATCCGTCGGACGCACCGGGAGCCGCTCGCCGGAGGCCGTCCTTTCGCCCACGCCGAAATTATCCTCAAGCTGACGCGGGCCGATGGCCTTCAGCGCCGCAAAAATCTCTCCCGGATGATTGATATCCACGCCGAGGTCGTCAAGGGCGTTCATCATCCGCTCAAAGAAAATCTTCCCGCAGAAAATATAGAGGTCACGTTCGGCGTTGACCCGCTCCCAGTTGATGAAGGGGGCCATAAACTTTGACTTTTCAATCATCATATCGACCGTCAGATGCCCGTCGACGATCTCCTGCGCCGTCGGGATGCGCACCGCCTCCGTCACCGGCACCGAGGCGACGGCGTGTCCCGTCGGCGTGTGGCGCTGGAATATCGCGTCAGCGAGCGAGAAAGAGGCCAGCGCGCCGTAATTCCGCTGATAGTCGAGGCCATAATCCACCGTGTTGCCAAAGATCATCGTCCCCGGCGTGTGGTGCTTGTTGAGCTTCTCCATTACGGAGTGAATTATTATCCGTCCCATCGGGTCGCTGAAAAGATTGCCGTAGGCGAAAGCCATCCGCGCGCCGAGCATATCCTCGACGAGATACCGTTCCATCATCGCCCAGCCTGTGATGCTCGCAAGGTCGCGGAACTGATTGCCGAAACCGTCGTCCATATTGGAATGGACGATCGTTCCCTCCACCTTGCCCATCAGCATGAAGGCCGTCAGAGAATTTACCGTGCGCTCATACTCAAGCTCGACGCCCGGATACTCGTAGGTAAAATAGTGCGAGACGTTGCCTATGGAGGTGACCCCCGCGTTGAGCGCGAAGACGGTATTCTCCAGCGCGTTCGGCGAGCCGATCATATGGTCCGACATATGCGGCTGCACGGGGACTATCTGCCCCAGCGCCGCCCACTCCTCCGGCGTGTTAAGAATAAGCCCCGTGCCCTTCGGCAGCTTATCCCTGTACGCGGCGGGAACGCCCATCACCCAGTCGAGAATGAAACCGAAGCGCGTGATATAACTGCCGCGCCGTTTCAGCTCATTATAGATAAACTCAATATTCTTCGCCGTCTCCTCCCAGGAATTCCATCCGACATGCGAATGCTTGGAGATGAGCCCCTCGGCGATCGCGCGGCGCTTATACTCCGCCTCGCTTTTAACGCCATGCTCACGGAAAAACAAAGTCTCCCCCACGGTTATCCCCTTCGCGAGCCTGGAGGCGTCGGCCTCTATCTCGGAGATCGGCGGAAGCTCCTTCCAATCAAACCTCTTGTTAAACTTTATTTCCAACATCATCACTTCCCAATTTGAATTCGCATAAGCTAGATTTTATCTCTTTTTTAAATTTTAGCAAAGAAAAACAACGGCGATATCACGCCATGTCAAAAAATCAGAAAATTTAGCGGAGAAAGCGATAAACGCCGGTTTACGTTCTTAAAGCCTCCCTCTCTGAGCGAGGCGATGACCGCCTGTTTTGGGCGGCTGACGAAAGGAGAGTTAACCTTATATTTCTACGATTTGCCCCTCTCTTGCCGCACCGGTCTCCGAGCCAGTGTCCGGGGGCTTTACGTCCGCTGAATTCCGGGTCAGGG from Cloacibacillus sp. encodes the following:
- a CDS encoding Fic family protein; amino-acid sequence: MVSLIRRTMQAMPDLEKYPSMDYDTDELIYAVLTHYQFEIIHPFLNGNWSVGRLLMMLFLKEKNLLFNPAIDLSYFLKKKRVEYYDRMTDARIKRDYGQWTALFRQALTESADDTSADKVSAVIDELNALHDANITLLGKTEYPIKKIMPAFSYLEANPVIDIKQTSKALGIAYSSAFFSIKCLAEVGILAHTANVMRNQIFAYEAYLNILRKVT
- a CDS encoding MATE family efflux transporter, with product MFLLRGRTINQNRGGRNKYAINMCSGRILPKMLLFAIPLMFSSILQLLFNAADIIVVGRYAGDNSLAAVGSNSSLISLMTNLFVGISIGTNVLVARYYGSKDEEGISKTVATSIIVAVVSGIFLTVLGIVFARKILIMMQTPPEVLGLATLYLVIYFFGMTPMMLYNFGGAILRAVGDTRRPLIYLSFAGVVNVLLNLFFVIYLHLDVAGVAIATVIAQCISAALVLRCLLRESGALRFTPAKARIDVKNLMKMLRIGIPAGLQGVLFSISNVVIQAFINSFGAVVMAGSCASDSIEMFVYFSMEAFYQAIISFTSQNMGAGRFDRVNKVLKVGLVCSALVGGLLGLTATIFGHTLLGIYSSSEAVIAAGMERMKLIAAAYAICGLMEGMGGVMRGMGYSVLPTIVTLLGVCGLRLVWISTLLHIPALHSVATVYISYPVSWAVTFAAHFACFLWVRKRAFGDFKYGRTSKD
- a CDS encoding GNAT family N-acetyltransferase produces the protein MKIELIKEEDKRNYLELLLLADEQEDMIDKYLWRGELFALYDGGLRAVCVVTDEGGGVFEIKNLAVEPRFQRRGYGRQMMEFVCGRYGGRCRKILVGTGESPLTIPFYRSCGFQESHRVKDFFINNYDHPMFKNGVRLKDMIYLERNFLTAED
- a CDS encoding glutamate mutase L, producing the protein MPRDRKAVLLDFGSTHTKVAVVSPREERILFSGCTASTVKSDARLGLRRCLEMARDVLSAAEFDGALKLASSSAAGGLRMAVIGLSRSLSVTAGRSAAFGAGGKILATLAGRIKEPELAGLAAEKVEIILFCGGYERGSEAALLHNAALLAASSLQAPVIYAGNSFAAAKVRSLLASGGKECFIADNIIPSVGVLNTAMAESIVREIFLKRIINMKGLDGVRGMLDGILMPTPSAVLAAGELLARGCGGEKGLGELIIFDVGGATTDVHSFAEQRSCEGARIIGAAEGFAKRTVEGDLGLRESSALVAEGAGTAKLAADSAVSEAFMAEAVARRVADNAFLPATREERRVDSVLASHCIRAAARRHAGCLEHTASVGCKLLQRGKNLSGVKNIIGTGGPLINNEDPAALLKEGSERDVLLPETAALYRDGSYMLYAMGLLACSEPKAALGIMKKSLEALS
- a CDS encoding cobalamin-dependent protein (Presence of a B(12) (cobalamin)-binding domain implies dependence on cobalamin itself, in one of its several forms, or in some unusual lineages, dependence on a cobalamin-like analog.); the encoded protein is MLEIKFNKRFDWKELPPISEIEADASRLAKGITVGETLFFREHGVKSEAEYKRRAIAEGLISKHSHVGWNSWEETAKNIEFIYNELKRRGSYITRFGFILDWVMGVPAAYRDKLPKGTGLILNTPEEWAALGQIVPVQPHMSDHMIGSPNALENTVFALNAGVTSIGNVSHYFTYEYPGVELEYERTVNSLTAFMLMGKVEGTIVHSNMDDGFGNQFRDLASITGWAMMERYLVEDMLGARMAFAYGNLFSDPMGRIIIHSVMEKLNKHHTPGTMIFGNTVDYGLDYQRNYGALASFSLADAIFQRHTPTGHAVASVPVTEAVRIPTAQEIVDGHLTVDMMIEKSKFMAPFINWERVNAERDLYIFCGKIFFERMMNALDDLGVDINHPGEIFAALKAIGPRQLEDNFGVGERTASGERLPVRPTDMIKNLNSKKDQALARFGEIEAELSGEKVLVGSTDIHDYGKEIVKAILTKAGAAVFDLGNYVTPEEVVDTLIETEAKAVALSTYNGIALSYAKELTEKMRESGTEATLILGGQLNENMEGGSLAVDVTEELRALGVNCDNDMDKIISVVKSIYAA